One genomic segment of [Pasteurella] aerogenes includes these proteins:
- the mutY gene encoding A/G-specific adenine glycosylase — protein sequence MQAKSSVNSPFAQAILTWYDKFGRKTLPWQQQKTLYGVWLSEVMLQQTQVTTVIPYFERFIKTFPTITALADAPLDEVLHLWTGLGYYARARNLHRAAQVVRDQFHGEFPTHFQSVWDLPGVGRSTAGAILSSVLNQPYPILDGNVKRVLTRYFALAGWPGEKKVEDKLWQLSAEVTPTDKVADFNQAMMDIGSLICTRSKPKCSLCPIAEHCQARMTQKQTEYPSKKVKKSLPERESYFLILACQGKVVLEQRPLQGLWGGLYCFPQFAQKQDLLEALQQQGVTRYEEWVAFRHTFSHFHLTIYPIYAEIERTFCSENSSNERSDEKKIAENVGQYQSSVSSAVKYWYDPQNPDQIGLATPVKNLLLQFQKRK from the coding sequence ATGCAGGCAAAATCTTCCGTTAATTCCCCTTTCGCGCAAGCGATTTTAACTTGGTATGATAAATTCGGGCGAAAAACCTTACCTTGGCAGCAACAGAAAACCCTGTATGGTGTTTGGTTGTCGGAGGTGATGTTGCAGCAAACTCAAGTGACCACGGTCATTCCATATTTTGAGCGTTTTATCAAAACTTTCCCAACAATTACCGCACTTGCAGATGCACCACTGGATGAAGTGTTACATTTGTGGACGGGATTGGGCTATTATGCGCGTGCGCGCAATTTGCATCGGGCGGCACAGGTGGTGCGAGATCAATTTCATGGCGAATTTCCCACGCATTTTCAGTCTGTTTGGGATTTGCCGGGCGTTGGTCGCAGCACTGCCGGTGCCATTTTATCTTCTGTATTGAACCAACCTTATCCAATTTTAGATGGAAATGTGAAACGGGTGTTAACACGCTATTTTGCTCTTGCAGGTTGGCCCGGTGAGAAAAAGGTGGAAGATAAACTTTGGCAGCTAAGCGCCGAAGTGACGCCAACAGATAAGGTGGCGGATTTTAATCAAGCAATGATGGATATTGGTTCGCTGATTTGTACACGCAGCAAGCCGAAATGTTCCCTTTGCCCGATTGCCGAGCATTGCCAAGCCAGAATGACACAAAAACAAACGGAATACCCAAGTAAAAAAGTCAAAAAAAGCCTGCCGGAGCGAGAAAGCTATTTTTTAATTTTGGCCTGTCAGGGCAAGGTCGTATTGGAACAACGTCCTCTGCAAGGGCTTTGGGGTGGGCTTTATTGCTTTCCGCAATTTGCGCAGAAACAAGATTTGCTTGAGGCATTGCAACAACAAGGGGTTACCCGTTATGAGGAATGGGTGGCGTTTCGCCATACTTTTAGTCATTTCCATCTCACTATTTATCCTATTTACGCTGAAATTGAGCGAACTTTTTGCTCGGAAAACAGCTCTAATGAGAGATCTGACGAGAAAAAAATAGCAGAAAATGTGGGGCAATATCAATCTTCTGTATCAAGTGCGGTTAAATATTGGTATGATCCGCAAAACCCTGATCAAATCGGACTGGCAACGCCGGTCAAAAATTTATTACTTCAATTTCAAAAAAGGAAATGA
- a CDS encoding putative Fe(2+)-trafficking protein, producing the protein MARTVFCEYLKQEADGLDFQLYPGELGKRIFDHISKQAWAEWMKKQTMLVNEKKLNMMNVEHRQLLEKEMVNFLFEGKEVHIEGYVPPTEK; encoded by the coding sequence ATGGCAAGAACGGTGTTTTGTGAATACCTAAAGCAAGAAGCGGACGGATTGGATTTTCAACTCTATCCGGGCGAATTAGGGAAACGTATTTTTGATCATATTAGTAAACAGGCTTGGGCGGAATGGATGAAAAAACAAACCATGCTTGTGAATGAAAAAAAATTAAATATGATGAATGTTGAACATCGTCAATTATTGGAAAAAGAAATGGTGAATTTTTTGTTTGAAGGCAAAGAGGTTCACATTGAAGGTTACGTTCCACCGACAGAAAAATAA
- the mltC gene encoding membrane-bound lytic murein transglycosylase C produces the protein MKKYLMLALIPFLYACSGSINKGVNYDEAFSKDTQGLDILTGQFSHNIDQIWGVNELLVASRKDYVKYTDNYYTRSHVSFDEGTITVETHTDTNRLRNAIIHTLLMGSDAKGIDLFASGDVPISSRPFLVGQVVDNRGGQITNTIIAGNFADYLIQNKLQTRRLGNGKNVMFVVIPMIANHVAVRAQKYVPYVRKSARQYGIDESLILGIMQTESSFNPYAISYANAMGLMQVVPHTAGRDVFQMKGRGGQPSKSYLFDPAKNIDAGVAYLWLLQNKYLDGITNPTSKRFAMISAYNSGAGAVLRVFDSDRDAAIAKINQMYPEQVYRILTTSHPSSQARNYLVKVDKAQKSYRVRR, from the coding sequence ATGAAAAAATATTTAATGTTAGCGCTGATTCCCTTTTTGTACGCCTGTAGTGGTTCAATAAATAAAGGGGTCAATTATGATGAGGCATTTTCTAAAGATACCCAAGGTTTAGATATTTTAACCGGTCAATTTTCCCATAATATCGATCAAATTTGGGGGGTTAATGAGCTTTTAGTTGCCAGCCGTAAAGATTACGTGAAATATACGGACAATTACTATACCCGTAGCCACGTCAGTTTCGATGAAGGGACCATTACAGTAGAAACCCATACTGATACCAATCGATTACGTAATGCAATTATTCATACTTTATTAATGGGTTCCGATGCTAAAGGGATTGACTTATTTGCTTCCGGCGATGTACCGATTAGTTCTCGTCCATTCTTGGTGGGACAGGTAGTGGATAATCGTGGCGGGCAAATAACCAATACGATTATTGCTGGTAATTTTGCCGATTATTTAATCCAAAATAAATTACAAACTCGTCGTTTAGGCAACGGAAAAAACGTGATGTTTGTGGTGATCCCGATGATTGCCAACCACGTGGCGGTACGTGCGCAAAAATACGTGCCTTATGTGCGTAAATCCGCACGTCAATATGGTATTGATGAAAGCTTAATTCTCGGTATTATGCAAACGGAATCCAGTTTTAACCCGTATGCAATAAGCTATGCTAATGCCATGGGATTGATGCAAGTGGTTCCACATACTGCCGGACGCGATGTATTCCAAATGAAAGGGCGCGGTGGGCAACCGTCGAAAAGTTATTTATTTGATCCAGCGAAAAATATTGATGCTGGTGTGGCATATTTATGGTTGCTGCAAAATAAATATTTAGATGGTATTACTAACCCAACCTCGAAACGTTTTGCCATGATTTCGGCGTATAACAGTGGTGCTGGCGCGGTATTACGGGTTTTCGATTCAGATCGTGATGCTGCAATTGCCAAAATCAACCAAATGTATCCGGAGCAGGTTTATCGAATTTTAACCACCAGCCATCCATCTTCTCAAGCGAGAAATTATTTGGTGAAAGTGGATAAAGCACAAAAAAGTTATCGTGTTAGACGATAA